One Salmo salar chromosome ssa01, Ssal_v3.1, whole genome shotgun sequence DNA window includes the following coding sequences:
- the ptgdsa gene encoding neutrophil gelatinase-associated lipocalin isoform X2, with the protein MRITFVTMATAMVCLMGVHGDVQPQRDFDLQRFAGKWYRVGLAYDSPGFTALYRDKLRVSMGILNPQTNGNVNLTMWTQRSSGCRSKLYTYEKTAIPGAFTYFSTRHNKVKDITVVETNYNEYALVLKHKKMDREYTQVALYGRSQKVKPEVIQKFRDFATSHGFPKDAILTPPPAENCPPSGR; encoded by the exons ATGAGGATCACCTTTGTGACAATGGCCACGGCGATGGTGTGTTTGATGGGTGTCCATGGAGACGTGCAGCCTCAGAGAGACTTTGACCTGCAGAGG TTTGCAGGGAAGTGGTACCGTGTGGGCTTGGCGTATGACTCCCCAGGGTTTACTGCCCTATACAGAGACAAGCTGAGAGTGTCCATGGGCATCCTGAATCCACAGACCAACGGCAACGTCAACCTCACCATGTGGACCCAGAG ATCATCAGGTTGCCGCAGTAAGCTTTACACGTATGAGAAGACAGCGATACCTGGCGCCTTCACCTATTTCAGCACCC GCCATAACAAAGTAAAGGACATCACAGTAGTGGAGACCAACTATAATGAGTATGCACTGGTCCTGAAGCACAAGAAGATGGACAGAGAGTACACACAGGTGGCCCTCTATG GTCGTTCTCAGAAGGTAAAGCCCGAAGTGATTCAGAAATTTAGAGACTTTGCCACATCTCATGGATTTCCCAAGGATGCCATTCTGACCCCACCACCTGCAG AGAACTGCCCTCCCTCTGGACGCTAG
- the ptgdsa gene encoding neutrophil gelatinase-associated lipocalin isoform X1, with product MRITFVTMATAMVCLMGVHGDVQPQRDFDLQRFAGKWYRVGLAYDSPGFTALYRDKLRVSMGILNPQTNGNVNLTMWTQRSSGCRSKLYTYEKTAIPGAFTYFSTRHNKVKDITVVETNYNEYALVLKHKKMDREYTQVALYGRSQKVKPEVIQKFRDFATSHGFPKDAILTPPPAGSSLKNCPPSGR from the exons ATGAGGATCACCTTTGTGACAATGGCCACGGCGATGGTGTGTTTGATGGGTGTCCATGGAGACGTGCAGCCTCAGAGAGACTTTGACCTGCAGAGG TTTGCAGGGAAGTGGTACCGTGTGGGCTTGGCGTATGACTCCCCAGGGTTTACTGCCCTATACAGAGACAAGCTGAGAGTGTCCATGGGCATCCTGAATCCACAGACCAACGGCAACGTCAACCTCACCATGTGGACCCAGAG ATCATCAGGTTGCCGCAGTAAGCTTTACACGTATGAGAAGACAGCGATACCTGGCGCCTTCACCTATTTCAGCACCC GCCATAACAAAGTAAAGGACATCACAGTAGTGGAGACCAACTATAATGAGTATGCACTGGTCCTGAAGCACAAGAAGATGGACAGAGAGTACACACAGGTGGCCCTCTATG GTCGTTCTCAGAAGGTAAAGCCCGAAGTGATTCAGAAATTTAGAGACTTTGCCACATCTCATGGATTTCCCAAGGATGCCATTCTGACCCCACCACCTGCAGGTAGTAGCctaa AGAACTGCCCTCCCTCTGGACGCTAG
- the LOC106561537 gene encoding long-chain fatty acid transport protein 4, producing the protein MMRLACCTVLLFVFRLLVGLPWFQVLPSILIFYLGSGGWKFIYIFAKTIGRDVHAAGVLIKVKWNVKRHLRERNTLPKIFAETVRRHGDKTALIFEGTGEKWSFRQLDEYSNRVANLLLQRGFVEGDVVALFMESRSQYVGLWLGMAKIGVEAALINFNLRLEALVHCVTISNAKAVVFGSELTEAMCEIHSSMGKTVQMLCSGDWDPKHVPVGTECLEPLLDAAPTHLPSRPDRCFTDRLFYIYTSGTTGMPKAAIVVHSRYYRMAALVYYGFGMTSDDVMYDCLPLYHSAGNIVGVGQCLIHGMTVVIKKKFSASRFWDDCAKYNCTIVQYIGEICRYLLNQPVKDIERQHRVRMALGNGLRQSIWEEFTSRFNVPQIAEFYGATECNCSLGNFGNMTGACGFNSQILPFIYPIRLVKVDEETMELIRGPDGVCIPCKPGEPGQLVGRIIQNDPLRRFDGYVNEGATTKKIANNVFKKGDSAYLSGDVLIMDQYGYMYFKDRTGDTFRWKGENVSTTEVEGTLSRLLDMKDVVVYGVEVPGAEGKAGMAAVADPERSTDLEKFGKDLEKALPPYARPVFLRFLNEVNKTGTYKFQKTEMRREGFDPSMTSNKLYFLDPSRGRYVELHQELYSSIISGKQKL; encoded by the exons TGCAGCGGGCGTCCTCATCAAGGTGAAATGGAACGTCAAGCGTCACCTGCGGGAACGAAATACCCTCCCGAAGATCTTCGCAGAGACCGTGCGTCGCCATGGGGACAAGACAGCGCTCATCTTTGAAGGCACCGGCGAGAAGTGGTCCTTCCGGCAGCTGGACGAGTACTCCAACCGTGTGGCCAACCTGCTGCTCCAGAGGGGCTTCGTGGAAGGGGATGTGGTGGCTCTCTTCATGGAGAGCCGGTCCCAGTACGTGGGCCTCTGGCTGGGCATGGCCAAGATTGGTGTGGAGGCGGCCCTGATCAACTTCAACCTGAGgctggaggccctggtgcacTGTGTCACCATTTCCAACGCCAAGGCTGTGGTGTTTGGCAGCGAGCTGAccgagg CCATGTGTGAGATACACAGTTCCATGGGGAAGACAGTGCAGATGCTATGTTCAGGGGACTGGGACCCCAAACATGTTCCTGTGGGGACAGAGTGCCTGGAGCCTCTTCTGGACGCTGCCCCCACCCACCTGCCCAGCCGCCCAGACCGCTGCTTCACAG ATCGTCTGTTCTACATCTACACATCTGGGACCACTGGGATGCCCAAAGCTGCCATCGTGGTTCACAGCAG GTACTACCGTATGGCAGCGTTGGTATACTACGGCTTCGGGATGACGTCTGATGACGTGATGTACGATTGCCTTCCACTCTACCACTCTGCAG GTAACATAGTCGGAGTGGGGCAGTGCCTGATCCATGGCATGACAGTGGTTATCAAGAAGAAGTTCTCTGCCTCCCGGTTCTGGGATGACTGTGCCAAGTACAACTGCACg ATTGTCCAGTACATCGGGGAGATCTGCCGGTACCTGTTGAACCAGCCAGTAAAGGACATAGAGCGGCAACACCGGGTCCGCATGGCGCTGGGTAACGGCCTGCGCCAGTCCATCTGGGAGGAGTTTACCTCTCGCTTCAACGTGCCACAGATAGCTGAGTTCTATGGAGCCACAGAGTGCAACTGCAGCCTAGGCAACTTCGGCAACATG ACGGGAGCGTGCGGATTCAACAGCCagatcctccccttcatctaccccATCAGACTGGTGAAGGTGGACGAAGAGACTATGGAGCTCATTAGAGGGCCCGATGGAGTCTGCATCCCATGCAAGCCTG gtgaGCCCGGCCAGTTGGTGGGTAGGATAATTCAGAATGATCCCCTGAGAAGGTTTGATGGCTACGTGAACGAAGGCGCCACCACCAAGAAGATCGCTAACAACGTCTTCAAGAAGGGAGATAGTGCCTATCTGTCAG GCGATGTCCTCATCATGGACCAGTATGGTTACATGTACTTTAAGGACCGTACTGGGGACACGTTCCGCTGGAAGGGAGAGAACGTGTCGACCACGGAAGTGGAGGGGACCTTGAGTCGTCTATTGGACATGAAGGACGTGGTGGTCTATGGAGTCGAGGTCCCAG GAGCTGAGGGGAAGGCTGGGATGGCTGCCGTAGCAGATCcagagaggtctacagacctgGAAAAGTTTGGGAAGGATCTGGAGAAAGCCCTGCCGCCATACGCACGACCCGTCTTCCTACGCTTCCTCAACGAGGTCAACAAGACAG GCACCTATAAGTTCCAGAAGACAGAGATGCGGCGGGAGGGTTTTGACCCAAGCATGACGTCAAACAAACTGTACTTCCTTGACCCCAGCAGGGGGCGCTATGTGGAGCTGCACCAGGAGCTCTACAGCAGCATCATCTCAGGGAAGCAGAAACTGTAA